The Lolium perenne isolate Kyuss_39 chromosome 6, Kyuss_2.0, whole genome shotgun sequence genome segment aagaccgaagagtcaacgaagtggggccacgaggcagccaggaggtagggcggcgcggcacagcccttggccgcgccggcctgtctcctgggcccctcgtgacgccccttgacctgcccttccgcctacaaatagccttcgtcgtgaaacccccagtaccgagagccacgatacggaaaaccttccagagacgccgccgccgccaatcccatctcgggggattcaggagatcgcctccggcaccctgccggagaggggaatcatctcccggaggactctacgccgccatggtcgcctccggagtgatgtgtgagtagttcacccctggactatgggtccatagcagtagctagatggttgtcttctcctcattatgcttcattgtcagatcttgtgagctacctaacatgatcaagatcatctatctgtaatgctatatgttgtgtttgttgggatccgatgaatagagaatactatgttatgttgattatcaatttatgtctatgtgttgtttatgatcttgcatgctctccgttattagtagaggctctggccaagtttttgctagtaactccaagagggggtatttatgcttgatagtgggttcatgtctccgtgaatgcaggggagtgtgagaaacctctaaggttatggatgtgatgttgccactagggataaaacattgatgctatgtccgaggatgtagttattgattacattacgcgcaatacttaatgcaattgtctgttgttagcaacttaatactggaaggggttcggatgataacctgaaggtggactttttaggcatagatgcatgctggatagcggtctatgtactttgtcgtaatgcccaattaaatctcacaatactcatcataatatgtatgtgcatggtcatgccctctctatttgtcaattgcccaactgtaatttgttcacccagcatgctatttatcttatgggagagacacctctagtgaactgtggaccccggtccaattctctatactgaaatacaatctacaatacttgttctactgttttctgcaaacaatcatcttccacactatacatctaatcctttgttacagcaagccagtgagattgacaacctcactgtttcgttggggcaaagtacttggtttgtgttgtgcaggttccacgttggcgccggaatctctggtgttgcgccgcactacatctcgccgccatcaaccttcacgtgcttcttgactcctactggttcgataaaccttggtttcttactgaggaaaacttgccgctgtgcgcatcacaccttcctcttggggttcccaacggacgcgtgtcgaacggaaagacaatacgtcaaccacgcgcataaagcaaatttctggcgccgttgccggggagatcaagacacgctgcaaggggagtctccacatcgcaatctctttacttaatttgtttttgtcttgctttattttatttactactttgtttgctgcactaaatcaaaatacaaaaaaaattagttgctagttttactttatttgctatcttgtttgccatattaaaaacacaaaaaaattagttacttgcatttactttatctagtttgctttatttactactgctaaaatgggtactcctgaaaatactaagttgtgtgacttcacaaccacaaataataatgatttcttatgcacacctattgctccacctgctactacagcagaattctttgaaattaaacctgctttactaaatcttgttatgcgagagcaattttctggtgttagttctgatgatgctgctgcccatctcaataattttgttgaactatgtgaaatgcaaaagtataaagatgtagatggtgacattataaaattaaaattgttccctttctcattaagaggaagagctaaagattggttgctctctctgcctaagaatggtattgattcatggactaaatgcaaggatgcttttattggtagatattatccccctgctaaaattatatctttgaggagtagcataatgaattttaaacaattggataatgagcatgttgcccaagcatgggaaagaatgaaatctttggttaaaaattgcccaacccatggactgactacttggatgatcatccaaaccttttatgcaggactgaatttttcttcgcggaacctattggattcagctgctggaggtacctttatgtccatcactcttggcgaggtaacaaagcttcttgataatatgatgattaattactctgaatggcacacggaaagagctccacaaggtaagaaggtaaattctgtcgaagaaacctcttccttgaatgataagattgatgctattatgtctatgcttgtgaatgataggacaaatattgatcataataatgttccgttagcttcattggttgctcaagaagaacatgttgatgtcaacttcattaaataataatttcaacaacaatgcttaccggaacaattctagtaacaactataggccatatccttataataatggcaacggctatggtaattcttatgggaattattacaacaataataggaacacaccccctggacttgaagctatgcttaaagaatttattagtacacaaactgcttttaacaaatctgttgaagaaaagcttgggaaaattgatatacttgcttctaaagtcgatagtcttgctgcagatgttgatcttttgaaatcgaaagttatgcctaatgaaaaatcttaataataaaattgttactacagcaaatgccatccaagttagaattaatgagaatataagattgatggccgaattgcgtgctaggtgggaaagagaagaaaatgaaaaagaagataatatagctaaagtttggactattaccaccactagcaatgctaatgctacacaagttgctgcacctcctactattactaataaaagaattggtgttagcaatgtttccacttctaatgcaaagcgcgaaaaactgcctgaaactgctaaaactgctgaaactgcctgtgataaaactgctgaaattttttccaacattggggatgatgatcccattgctttagattataatggtttgaattttgatgattgccacatctctgaagttataaagtttttacaaaaacttgctaaaagtcctaatgctagtgctataaatttggctttcacgaaacatattacaaatgctctcataaaagctagagaagagaaattagaacgcgaagcttctattcctaggaagctagaggatggttgggagcccatcattaagatgaaggtcaatgactttgattgtaatgctttatgtgatcttggtgcaagtatttctgttatgcctaagaaaatctataatatgcttgacttgccaccattgaaaaattgttatctggatgttaatcttgctgatcattctacaaagaaacctttggggagagttgataatgttcgcattactgttaacaataaccttttccccgttgattttgttgtcttgtatattgaatgcaatgcatcttgccccattatattgggaaaaccttttcttcgaactgttggtgctatcattgatatgaaggaaggtaatattaaatatcaatttcctctcaagaaaagtatggaacacttccctagaaagagaatgaagttaccttatgattctattattagaacaaattatgatgttgacacttcgtctcttgataatacttgatacacactttctgcgcctagctgaaaggcgttaaagaaaagcgcttatgggagacaacccatgtttttactacagtacctttgtttttattttgtgtcttggaagttgtttactactgtagcaacctctccttatcttagttttgtgttttgttgtgccaagtaaagtcgttgatagtaaagttcatactagatttggattactgcgcagaaacagatttctttgctgtcacgaatctgggcaaaattctctgtacgtaactcagaaaattatgccaatttacgtgagtgatcctcagatatgtacgcaactttcattcaatttgagcattttcatttgagcaagtctagtgcctcaataaaattcgtctttacgaactgttctgttttgacagattctgccttttatttcgcattgcctgttttgatatgctcgatggatttttcgattccattgactttcagtagctttgtgaaatgtacagaagtgttaagaatgactaGCAAAgaagggcgcggcggcacgccgcgccggaTCGTGGTAATTGTGCAGTTCAGTTAAACAACTATGTGTGCATAAGAAGTGCTCTTTGTCATGTCCACGTTTAAACAACTATGTGTGCATAAGAAATGCTTAGTGTATGGCTGCATAGTAAATATCATGACTGTATCAGGCCATAAGGTATCTCATGTCAACGGCTGGAAACTTGCATCGTGCTCGTGCACCGTAGGACAGTTAAACGGATGATGCAAATCAGAGATGATACTTCAAATTAGTCACTTAACCATTGCAGGATTATTAGCTGAAAATTCTGGGCCATCTTATCGGTCTCATCATACCCATTCCATCACACCTGGAAGGAGACGGCGGCATTGTCCCAAAGCGACGAAGACTCGTCGGATGCGATGGTGCCCAACGTAACAGGGGTTTGGCGGCCGCAACCCGAGTCAGCACCCGCGCTGCCCCACTTGGCGGCAACAACATTTCCCCCACCGGTGCTATAATGAGTCTGCTCCTAACAAATTTGCATAACAAAAGGAAAAAATAACTGAGACGTCATATTGTATGTTCAACTCCATAAAATTCCTTTGCATCATTTTGTCTAGCTGAGAACAAACAGTGAAGGAAAATAGATGAAGAATCAATGTATATACTTGAATTCAGCGGCAGATATCATGgtcacttcatcttcctttacagCTGAGTACACACACTATCAAGCATGGCTAATTTGAGAGAAACAAATTCCAATCCTTATGGAAGGGAAACAAATATTTAGAGACAACAGTAAGCAAAATGAGGACAATTCTGCTAGAGCGGTGCTTAAAAGCTTCTGAACAAATATCCCTATTGCACAATTAATAAATTTCCACAAGACGATGCAAGCAGTTGTTTGCAGATAGGCGAGGTGTGGATAGGAAATATCAGTATTGCACAATTACCAAAAAATAAAATATAGGATGGTAAGCAACATAAGAAAGTAAGAATCCAAATAATTACCTTATCCCTAGTACGCCTATATTTTGTTTCATAGGTTCAGCCAATTTATATCCTTTTAACCAAACCTGGGTTGTACTTGGTTTATTTGGACCAATACATTACCATATAATTGGCTGACATAGGGCTTGGTACCCCATTCATGTCCAGTGTCCAAGGAATCCTGCGGGTAGCCAAGATTGCACCCCTGTTAGAACAAATATTACATGCATATAAAAGCCAAGACTGCATTATTCTTCCTTGCAGTATGTCACAAAAATTGTTCTCTGAAGAAAGCTTCAGTCCAAGGTTGCATTACAATGTATTGCAAGCTATAAAGAATGCGATGAGACCATCGATCAAGGGAATAATAATCACAGTGCATCAGAAGTGCCATCTTTTGATCTGGTAGGTTATTTTGTTTAAGGAAATAACTTTTCTGTAGCATCAGAAAATGCTCATAGCACTGAAAAGAATCGCTCCATTAATTAACTTTCTCAAGGAGGTGTTTATGAAAACAGTTTTGTATGGCCTGATAAAACAGGTCATCCTTTGTATTGAATGAAAGTTCACGTTTTAAAATAGAACTTTCATTCAAGACAAATGCTGACCTGATTTAAAATAGAAGAACTCTTAATGTTCAATAGAAGGACCATCCAAACCCTTGATCAGAACTGCAGTCTGAAGAAAGTATATAGACACGCTTGCAATAAATCACTCATGGATACACTTCAGAGAAACACCTAACTCCATTTCTTTATTAAAGTACAAATTTCCAATACACCATCTGATATGAAGGCTGATGACTGTCCACTGTCAATTCAAGAAAGGTCTAACCAGTCAATTAGATTGTAGATATATAAATAGCTCTACTTATCACAGTGCATACTTCCAGGTATCCCTTCAAGGTAAAGAAATATACAGACTCAATCAGAATCGTCCAGCAAATGAGAAGAATCAGGAACTAAAGCCAAACAGCACCACTCTTACATATGCGCTTCTACTCTGAATTTTGAGTCTGGTCTTCACTATCTTGCTTCAAGACAACATGGAATATTTTCCTGAGATTAGGCATGAATCCTCAACGAAAATCTTGTAATCCACGGAGATCCTAAGTTGAAACATAATCAAAGCTAGAGTCCCATGTCGGGTGATTTTTTTAGTCGTACACTAAAGAAAGAGCAGATAAATTAAAAAAGAAATATGAAGCTGTCCTCCATATAATCAATCAAAAGGATGATACATGTTAAACTCCCAACTATTTTTGCATCATCACGACGTATGGGTATTGGTGCTGTGATCCTGGACCATCAAGGAGAATGTTTGGCAGGCTTTAGTGATCATCTCCCAGAGGTCACGACACCAGAGCTAGCGGAGGCGCTAGCCATCAGGCGAGCTGTCTCTTTTGCGCACACTCAGGGTCATCGGTTTCTAATTGTGGCATCTGATTGTCTGTCCCTGATTCATAGGCTTAATGATCCAGCGATGGATCGATCGGGCCTGGGTGCAGTAGTGGCAGATATCAAATTGATGGCGACATCCTTTCAGTCTTGTAGTTTCAAGCATATTCCCCGTGGTTTGAATAGTGCGGCTCATCAGTTAGCTCGTTCTAGTGAACTATCTAGTTTTTCTAGTTTTCATGGTGTTGTTCCGGAGTTTATCCGGCAATCTTTATGTACTGATTGAAACAATGGGCTGCTCAATGGCACGCCTCCTCTCCCTCTGTTTCTATTTATATGCACAAAGACTTGAGGTACAAgtcaagattacaagtattgttACACAAGATATATCCCTAACTAATCTTGGTTAGCCGCACGGGAGGATGTCTCCCTAACACGCCCCCGCAGTCTGAACTCGGTGCTGCGCCGACGTGAAGACTGGATCGAAATTCATGAAATAAGACAGACGGTAGTCCCTTAGTAAAGATGTCAGCAAACTGGGAACTGGAGGGTACATGTAGCACTCGCAGAGCCCCAAGAGCCACCTTCTCACGCACAAAATGTATATCAAGTTCAATGTGCTTGGTACGCCGATGCTGAACTGGGTTGGCCGAGAGATAAACAGCGCTCACGTTATCACAGTAGACAATCGTGGCGCTGTGAAGAGGACGCCGAAGCTCCTGCAGAAGATTACGGAGCCAACAAGTCTCGGCAACGGCAGTGGCAACAGCACGGTATTCAGCCTCAGCGCTAGAGCGTGACACGGTGGGCTGTCGGCGAGATGACCAGGAGACCAGGTTGTCACCCAAGAACACACAGTACCCTGACGTAGACCGGCGAGTATCTGGACATCCTGCCCAATCAGCATCCGAGTAGGCAATGAGAGAGTGAGAGGTGGAGGAGTGAAGAGTGAGACCATGATCAAGAGTCCCTTTGAGGTAGCGAAGGATTCGTTTGACAATGAGGAGGTGAGGTTCACGGGGATCGTGCATGTGAAGACAAACTTGTTGAACAGCGTAGGAGATTTCGGGCCGAGTGAGAGTCATGTATTGAAGAGCGCCGGCTAGACTGCGATAGAGAAATGGATCGGCCACAGGAGGACCGGTAGAGGCAGGAAGCTTTGCTTTGGTATCAACAGGTGTGGAGGACGGATGGCAGTCACTCATGCCGGCACGGTGGAGAATGTCGAGGATATATTGGCGTTGAGATAGGTGAAGAGAGTGGGGTTGGCGGGTGACAGATATACCGAGAAAATGATGAAGAGGTCCGAGGTCTTTCATGGCAAACTCACGGCTGAAAGTGTTGATGATAGAATGAAGAAAGGAAGTGGTGGATGTGGTTAGAACGATGTCATCAACGTAGAGAAGTAGGTAAGCGATGTCAGAACCGCGATGAAGAGTGAAAAGAGAGTTATCAGATTTGGATTCGAGGAAGCCAATGGAACGAGCAAAGGTAGCAAAGCGTTGAAACCAAGCCCGAGGAGCCTGTTTAAGACCGTAGAGTGATTTGAGGAGACGACAAACATGAGTGGGATGAGAGGGATCGATGAACCCCGAGGGTTGTTGGCTGTAGACTTCTTCGGAAAGATTGCCGTGAAGAAAGGCGTTTTTGACGTCGAGTTGATGGATGGGCCAATTTTGAGACACGGCGAGAGAGAGAACAACACGGATGGTGGCTGGTTTGACGACGGGGCTGAAAGTCTCATTGAAGTCAATGCCGGGTTGTTGTGTGAAACCACGAACGACCCAACGTGCCTTGTGACGAGCAAGAGATCCATCGGAATTGAATTTGTGACGAAAAATCCATTTGCCACTGACGATGTTGGCACCGGGAGGGGGAGGGACGAGAGTCCAGGTTTGGTTATGGAGAAGAGCATCATATTCGTCCTGCATGGCTTGGCGCCAGGAAGGATCACGAAGAGCAACTAGATAATTGTGAGGAATAGGGGAAGAGACGGTGGCGGAGAGGTTGAGTTTATCGATGGGAGGTGGGAGTTTACCGGTGGTGCTACGAGTGCGATGGATGATGGGTGGTGGTGCCGAAGGGCGGCGAGTGTACACATGGGTGAAGCTGGGCTGCGGCGCTGCCACGGCAGGAGACAGAGCGGCGGCAGCCTGCCGTGGAGGCGAGTCAGGGGAAAGAGCTGCCACGGCAGGGGAAGAAGCTGCCGCGGCAGGAGAAGAGATGGCGGCAGGCTGGCGTGGGCTCGCAGCAGcagaattctctgccgcggcagggggtggagtgggaggtggtgGCGCCGACGTGGGTATGGTGGGAGGGTTTGGTAGGAAGTGGGGGTCGGTGGGGTCGATGATGGCAGGCGGTGTAGATGTTTGTGTGGTGGAGGCATAAGGAAAAGTATGTTCATCGAACGTAACATGTCGGGAGATTAGGATGCGTCGGGAGGACACGTCGAGACACCTATAGCCTTTGTGGCGGGATGGATAACCGAGAAAAATACATTTGGTGGCGCGTGGGGCTAGTTTGTTGGGACTAGTGGAGGAGACGTTGACATAGCAGAGGCAACCGAACACGCGTAGGTGATCATAGGATGGATGTGTACCGTACAGGGTGAAGTGTGGGGTTTGTCGGCGGAGGGCTGCGGTGGGACGAAGGTTGAGAAGATGAGTGGCGGTGTGGAGGGCCTCGGCCCAAAAATTGGGAGGCAGGGAGGCTTGGAAGAGAAGGGTTCGGATAACATCATTGATGGTGCGAATGGCTCGTTCGGCTTTGCCGTTTTGTTGAGAAGTGTAGGGGCATGAGAAGCGAAAAAGGGTTCCATGGGATTGGAAGAAGGAGTTTAGTTTAATGTTATCAAATTCTTTTCCATTGTCGCATTGGATGGTTAGAATAGGGAGGTTGAAGTGGGTGGTGACAAAGGCATGAAAAGTAACGAACGTGGCAAAGACATCGGATTTCTTACGAATAGGAAAGCTCCAAAAATAATGAGAAAAATCATCGATAATGACGAGATAATAGGCAAAACCTGACATGCTAAGGACTGGGGAGGTCCATAGATCACAATGTAAAAGTTCAAATGGTCGAGTAGTAGACGATTGCGACAAAGGAAATGGTAACCTAACATGTTTTCCTAATTGACATGCATGACACAGGGAGGATCCTGTTTTATTCGGCaagctggtgggtagagatggcgTGGAGCTGTGGCCGGGGtgtccaaggcggcgatgccagatGTCGTGGGAGATGGTGGCGAGGAATGCAGCAGCGTAGGCAGGTGGGTTGACGGTGTAGAGAGGGCCTGGACTGTTACATCGGAGAATCACGATCCCGCTGGGAAGAGCCTTCACAGAAAAACCAAAACGATCAAATTCAATGGTGCAGTGATTATCGATGCAGAATTGACGAACAGATATGAGATTTTTGATGATTTGTGGGACTAGGAGTATGTTGTGAAGATAAAGGGGTTTAGTGAGGGTATTAAGAGTTTGGGAACCGACATGGGTGACAGGAAGGGTTGCACCGTTCCCGACGGTGACAAATTGTGATGAGGATGGAAGGAGGGAGTGGAGATTACCGGGATCGGATGCCATGTGAGAGGATGCACCAGTGTCCATGTGCCAATCGCTGCCGGGTAGCTGCAGGTTGTTGAGGGCAGCGAGGAGAGCCGGGTCGATCTGCTGTTGCTGGTGGGCGGTGGGGACGTAGGAGCCCTGGGCTGTGTACGCCTGTGGTGTCATGCTGGGGCGCGGGCCGAGGAGGCCTGGGGACGGCGGCTGCCATGCCGTCGGTGAGCGCGGCTGCCACGGTGTTGATGTAGGTGGCTGCCACAGGGCCTGCTGTAGCTGAGCGCGAGTGGGGGCCCCCGTCCAGGGATTGAACTGCCAGGGGTTGTCGCGGCCGCGCCCACGTCCTCGTCCGCTGCCGCGTCCGCGGCCTCCGCCGCGGGAGGTGTTGGTGAAGTAGTTGGCGCCGCGGCCGCCGGCGCGATCGCCCCCGAAGGGAGCAGGCGATGAGCCCCCGAGGGGAGCAGGCGATGATCGATCGCCAGAAGGAGGGGCGCGGGCGCCCCCATTGTTGGGCAGCACGCTCTGGCCCATGGCCCAGAGTGCggtagaggcggcgttgcgtgcgTCGGTGCGTCGCTGGGTTTCTTCCAGGATGAGGGCGGAGCGCGTCTGAAGAAACGAGGGAAACGGCACCTGAAAGGGGAGAAACGAACGCAGATGGGCGTAAGTGTCATTAAGGCCTCGGAGGAGCGTCAGAACCAGCGTTTCGTCGCTGATGGGCAGGCCGACGTCAGTGAGGGAGTCggcgaggttcttgagcttggcgCAGTAGTCGCTGATGGAGAGATCGCCTTGTGGCGTGTTGCGGAAGTCGGCCTCGAGCTGGATGGCGCGGTGCTTCTTGTTGTCGCGGAAGAGATTCTCGATGGCGTCCCAGATGGTGAGCGCGGTGGAGCCGGGACGCATGACGATGCCGAGGAGGTCGGTGTCGATGGAGCCGTAGATCCAAGAGAGCACGGTGTAGTCATCACGGCCCCAAGCAGAGGTGGGAGACTTGTCGGAGGGAGTAGCCTCGCCGGTGACGTGGGCGGTGAGGCCGTAGCGGCCGAGAGCGACGAGGAAGAGCTCCCTCCAGCTTGTGTAGTTGCCGTCGGTGAGGCTGAGGGTGATCGGCACGTGGAGTTTGATTGAGGTGGCGTAGGTGGAGGGACTAGTGGTGGTGGGTTCGGTGGGGTTGGGGTTTGGGGAAGGGGTTTGGCCAGCCGGaagggagacggcggcggcgttggtggcggcgaggaTCTGCTGGTTGATGGAGGCTTCGCGGTCATCTAGGGCTTTGGCATGAGCCTCGAGCTCGCGCTCCTTGGCGGCGATCTCTTCGGGAGTCATGGTGGGAGAGGTGAGGGAGGTtgacggctagggttagggtttttttggagagggagggagagggtTTAGGCGGCGGGGAGGATgacccgctctgataccatgaaacaATGGGCTGCTCAATGGCACGCCTCCTCTCCCTCTGTTTCTATTTATATGCACAAAGACTTGAGGTACAAgtcaagattacaagtattgttACACAAGATATATCCCTAACTAATCTTGGTTAGCCGCACGGGAGGATGTCTCCCTAACACTCATGTTAAAATTTGAATAAAGAGCGCGCTTTTCCCCTCAAAAAAATAAACCTACTGCTTAGATTAAGAACCAGATATGCATACTTTTCTGTGATATATGCACACCACTTCAAAACTTTAAGTAACAATTGATCTGATAATAACCCTACTGTCCTAACTAAAGTATGAAGGGAGAACTACAACTGAGTGTTGCAGCATGTACCTACAAAGAGCAAAAATAATCCCTTGTCGTGTTTGTTTTTCCTTACAGGAAGAAACTATCTAGGAAACAAAGATTACTATCTAAGCATATAAAGTGGTGATGATACAACAAACATAATTAATCCCCTCTTTGGTGTGTCCATGTCTTGCTATCATTGTTTTTATTATACTACACCTTCGATCAAAACTCAAGATAATAGACAGCAAGCCTTTTCGTTCTTAGGTTCATCTCTTGCATAAAAAAAGTATTCAACCAGATAAAAAAAGGTTCAAAATATATTCCATCTCAGTATCGTATTTGGAACTATGTCCGATCTAAATGAATcaaaacagaagatcaaataaaagACACAGGATGAACAGATAACTCACCCGGCAATCATCCATGCCCAAATTGTTGGGTCATTCAAACAAACATGTGTTGGGCAAGACCATTCTTCATTTCTTCGGATATGAACGGATGCAAATCAAGAATGTGACAGAGCGAGAAAAGAAGCCCAGCGGCAATAAGGTAAGTGCAGCATGCCAGGCGCAGTGAAGTCCAGCCAGAATCCACGAAGGC includes the following:
- the LOC139832589 gene encoding uncharacterized protein gives rise to the protein MTPEEIAAKERELEAHAKALDDREASINQQILAATNAAAVSLPAGQTPSPNPNPTEPTTTSPSTYATSIKLHVPITLSLTDGNYTSWRELFLVALGRYGLTAHVTGEATPSDKSPTSAWGRDDYTVLSWIYGSIDTDLLGIVMRPGSTALTIWDAIENLFRDNKKHRAIQLEADFRNTPQGDLSISDYCAKLKNLADSLTDVGLPISDETLVLTLLRGLNDTYAHLRSFLPFQVPFPSFLQTRSALILEETQRRTDARNAASTALWAMGQSVLPNNGGARAPPSGDRSSPAPLGGSSPAPFGGDRAGGRGANYFTNTSRGGGRGRGSGRGRGRGRDNPWQFNPWTGAPTRAQLQQALWQPPTSTPWQPRSPTAWQPPSPGLLGPRPSMTPQAYTAQGSYVPTAHQQQQIDPALLAALNNLQLPGSDWHMDTGASSHMASDPGNLHSLLPSSSQFVTVGNGATLPVTHALPSGIVILRCNSPGPLYTVNPPAYAAAFLATISHDIWSFGVLFTAPRLSTVITWLLGLCECYMYPPVPSLLTSLLRDYRLSYFMNFDPVFTSAQHRVQTAGAC